In the genome of Pelobacter seleniigenes DSM 18267, one region contains:
- a CDS encoding cache domain-containing protein, whose product MPRANTSLTRSIYVRLLLSIIVSILTIGLLWFASGYHQLRTEKHFFREQARARQMEIQKERVQSVLNLIEQERAQFQQQNIAHLRARTNGAYSVVAGIYHQAKDSLPRVQIEELVKAALRDARYNQGRGYFFALRRDGTVELYPPDPNREGQNATALQMLTDQPLAELLQKVREQGEGLYEYTWTAPQPPHRQAHKISYVKYFAPLDWIIGSGDLLTDAETALQNNLVERIEKIRFADGSYIFITNFAGVSLTYPAKDRNMYDATDQNGLKIVQEFIKLAKAGGGYLNYVMPPLKGERAEPKISYVAGIPDWQWYIGTGNFVADLDAETAQMLKAQQTDMNLKMAVIVVLLCLFLVIGGYVSRRLGKDVTACFNKFQNFFNRASHDPAPLDPTEANFAEFRALAGAANLMLEDRRHFEQEAAAYRDQLRNIIDAMPSILAAVDESGGVIQWNTYAAEHTGIDQDRASGEKIDRLLPYLGQHIEEILETCRQHKNFQQSVQVRSNGDFRSVNISAYPLSNQAPLRFVIRIDDITEQVRIEEMMVQTEKMLSVGGLAAGMAHEINNPLSIISQAAQNAQRRLSPSLPANREIAAQLEIDLTRLQDYLEQRGIYSFLQNIGQAVERSAEIVQNMLNFTSSSASEREICSLEQTVLSALELAKNDYDLKKKYNFRNIRISTSFPAELPQVIINRMEIEQVFFNLFKNAGQAMSEVKRPDFQPEIKIVATTDRKYISLEVSDNGPGIPDHIKSRILEPFFTTKEVGIGSGLGLSVAYFIVVKRHKGQFLIHSEVGQGTTFSIFLPRENEDAQ is encoded by the coding sequence ATGCCACGAGCCAACACCAGTTTGACCAGAAGTATCTATGTCCGCCTGCTCCTTAGCATCATTGTTTCCATTCTGACCATCGGTCTGCTTTGGTTTGCCTCCGGCTATCATCAACTGAGGACCGAAAAACATTTTTTCCGCGAACAGGCCAGAGCGCGGCAGATGGAGATCCAGAAGGAACGGGTGCAGAGCGTCCTGAACCTGATCGAACAGGAGCGCGCCCAGTTTCAACAGCAGAACATCGCCCATTTGCGGGCGCGAACCAACGGCGCCTATAGCGTCGTAGCAGGTATTTATCACCAGGCCAAAGATAGCCTCCCCAGGGTGCAAATTGAAGAACTGGTCAAAGCAGCGTTAAGGGACGCTCGTTATAACCAGGGACGAGGGTACTTTTTTGCCCTCCGCCGGGATGGCACGGTGGAACTTTACCCACCGGACCCGAACCGGGAAGGACAGAATGCAACCGCATTGCAGATGCTGACCGACCAGCCGTTAGCGGAGCTGCTGCAAAAGGTCCGTGAACAGGGCGAGGGACTCTATGAATACACCTGGACCGCGCCGCAGCCGCCCCATCGCCAGGCTCACAAGATCTCCTATGTCAAATATTTTGCCCCCCTCGACTGGATTATCGGCTCGGGTGATTTATTGACTGATGCAGAAACCGCACTGCAGAACAACCTGGTTGAACGCATCGAAAAAATCCGCTTCGCTGACGGTAGCTACATTTTCATCACCAACTTTGCCGGAGTCAGCCTGACCTATCCCGCAAAAGACCGGAATATGTACGATGCAACGGACCAAAACGGTCTGAAAATTGTCCAGGAATTCATCAAGCTGGCCAAAGCCGGGGGCGGCTACCTCAATTATGTCATGCCCCCCCTCAAGGGTGAGCGCGCAGAACCGAAAATCAGCTATGTTGCCGGAATTCCTGACTGGCAATGGTATATCGGCACGGGAAACTTCGTTGCCGACCTCGATGCCGAAACAGCCCAGATGTTGAAGGCTCAACAGACTGACATGAATTTAAAAATGGCGGTTATTGTTGTTCTGCTCTGTCTGTTCCTGGTGATCGGCGGGTATGTTTCCCGCCGACTCGGCAAGGATGTGACAGCCTGCTTCAACAAATTTCAGAACTTTTTCAACCGCGCCTCGCACGATCCCGCCCCCCTTGATCCGACCGAGGCAAACTTTGCCGAATTCAGGGCTCTGGCCGGGGCCGCCAATCTGATGCTCGAAGATCGCCGGCATTTCGAGCAGGAGGCTGCTGCATATCGTGATCAACTGCGCAATATCATCGATGCCATGCCTTCGATCCTGGCTGCCGTCGATGAGTCCGGCGGCGTTATCCAGTGGAATACTTACGCGGCCGAACATACCGGGATCGATCAGGACCGGGCCAGTGGAGAGAAAATTGACCGGCTGCTCCCGTATCTCGGTCAGCATATCGAGGAGATCCTTGAAACCTGTCGTCAGCATAAAAACTTTCAGCAGAGCGTTCAGGTCCGCTCAAACGGTGACTTCAGAAGCGTCAATATTTCCGCTTATCCGCTCAGCAACCAGGCTCCGCTGCGCTTCGTCATCCGGATCGATGACATCACCGAACAGGTCCGCATTGAAGAGATGATGGTACAGACCGAGAAAATGCTCTCCGTTGGCGGCCTCGCCGCCGGGATGGCCCATGAGATCAACAACCCCCTCAGCATTATCAGTCAGGCGGCCCAGAACGCCCAGCGCAGGCTGTCGCCCTCGTTACCGGCCAACCGGGAGATTGCCGCTCAACTGGAGATCGACCTGACCAGACTCCAGGACTATCTGGAGCAGCGGGGAATCTACTCTTTTCTCCAAAATATCGGTCAGGCCGTTGAACGGAGCGCCGAAATTGTGCAGAACATGCTCAATTTCACCTCTTCGTCGGCCTCCGAGAGAGAGATTTGCTCCCTGGAGCAAACCGTGCTAAGCGCCCTTGAATTGGCAAAAAACGACTATGACCTCAAGAAAAAATACAATTTCAGGAACATTCGCATTAGCACCTCGTTCCCTGCAGAGCTGCCACAGGTCATTATCAACCGGATGGAAATCGAGCAGGTCTTTTTCAACCTGTTCAAAAACGCCGGCCAGGCCATGAGCGAAGTGAAGCGTCCCGACTTCCAACCGGAAATAAAGATCGTCGCCACCACCGACCGCAAATATATCAGCCTGGAGGTCAGTGATAACGGGCCGGGCATTCCCGATCACATCAAATCCAGGATTCTGGAGCCGTTTTTCACCACCAAGGAGGTCGGAATCGGCTCCGGGTTGGGTCTGTCCGTAGCTTATTTCATCGTTGTCAAACGCCACAAAGGCCAGTTCCTGATTCATTCGGAAGTCGGCCAAGGCACCACCTTCAGCATTTTCCTGCCCAGGGAGAATGAAGATGCCCAATGA
- a CDS encoding HD domain-containing phosphohydrolase: protein MPNDHWLEDYQVQKILLVDDEVAICENLRAFFEDYGYQVTLAHNGRDGLEAFHAAPPDLVILDLHMPVMSGHTMLTSIAASHPEIPKLIISGVGLISEAMQTISEGAWDFISKPLNDLDVLLHKIKLLQEKASLLRQNRLYQEHLEQLVEQKTGAVKILNLQLMDTQKELVSKLSDVIETRSKETGNHVRRVADISRLLALAYGLDVEQAELLRMASPLHDVGKIGIPDAVLNKPGKLSAEEFELIKTHTTIGFRMLDNSTQPIIKAGAIIARQHHERWDGSGYPLGLKGEEIHIFGRITCLADNYDALRQKRHYKDAWSREETLDYILANSASFFEPGLVTILAAHINEVEDILRTYLQPEAVV, encoded by the coding sequence ATGCCCAATGATCATTGGTTAGAGGATTATCAGGTTCAGAAAATCCTCCTGGTCGACGATGAAGTCGCTATTTGTGAGAATCTGCGGGCCTTTTTCGAAGACTACGGTTATCAGGTCACCCTTGCCCATAACGGCCGTGATGGCCTTGAAGCCTTTCACGCGGCCCCGCCCGACTTGGTCATCCTTGACCTGCATATGCCGGTGATGTCGGGGCATACCATGCTGACCAGCATCGCTGCCAGTCATCCGGAAATCCCCAAACTGATCATTTCCGGAGTGGGTCTGATCAGCGAAGCGATGCAGACCATCTCCGAAGGAGCCTGGGACTTTATTTCCAAACCGTTGAATGATCTGGATGTCCTGCTGCACAAGATCAAACTGCTCCAGGAGAAAGCCTCTTTGCTCCGTCAGAACCGGTTGTATCAGGAGCATCTGGAGCAACTGGTGGAGCAGAAAACCGGTGCTGTCAAGATCCTTAACCTGCAACTGATGGACACCCAGAAGGAACTGGTCTCCAAACTCAGCGACGTCATTGAAACCCGTTCCAAAGAAACCGGTAACCATGTGCGCCGGGTTGCGGACATTTCCCGGCTGCTTGCCTTGGCCTACGGCCTAGACGTAGAACAGGCCGAGCTGCTACGGATGGCCTCTCCTCTTCATGACGTCGGCAAAATTGGCATTCCGGATGCCGTTCTCAACAAGCCGGGCAAACTCTCTGCCGAGGAGTTTGAGCTGATCAAGACCCACACCACCATCGGCTTCCGGATGCTTGACAACTCCACTCAACCGATTATCAAGGCTGGCGCGATCATTGCCCGGCAGCATCACGAGCGCTGGGATGGAAGCGGCTATCCGCTGGGCTTGAAGGGAGAGGAAATCCATATTTTCGGCCGCATTACCTGCCTGGCAGATAACTACGATGCTCTCCGTCAGAAACGTCACTATAAGGATGCCTGGAGCCGTGAAGAGACTCTGGACTACATTCTGGCCAACTCGGCCAGCTTTTTCGAACCCGGGTTGGTGACCATCCTGGCCGCCCACATCAATGAGGTTGAAGATATCCTCAGGACGTACCTTCAGCCGGAGGCTGTGGTTTAG
- a CDS encoding DUF1127 domain-containing protein, translating to MRDSNNSNSSGFFNWFRQLLERSRERRERALHRRYLLEMDDRLLKDIGLSRADVLQLTRRNWSRETPRLTATPQRSGSCPKKARCSEWH from the coding sequence ATGCGGGACTCGAACAACAGCAACAGTAGTGGTTTTTTCAACTGGTTCAGGCAACTTTTAGAGCGGTCCAGGGAGCGCCGGGAGCGTGCTTTGCACCGTCGTTACCTGCTGGAAATGGATGATCGGCTGCTCAAGGATATCGGGCTCAGTCGGGCGGATGTTCTGCAGCTGACGCGGCGGAACTGGTCCCGGGAGACACCGCGCTTAACAGCAACGCCGCAGCGGTCCGGCAGCTGCCCCAAAAAAGCGCGCTGTTCAGAATGGCACTAG
- a CDS encoding LysR substrate-binding domain-containing protein: MLTNIPTELLRTFLAIAENGSFSQAAEQVNRTQSAISMQIKKLEELLEKKLLNRQHKTTTLTADGQVLANYARRILQLNEEVVSILRRPELSGWIHIGLPDDYAPRFLPQVLARFSRSHPRVQVKVTCESSVDLLKKLKQGEIDLALTAITDLDQTGALLLRQEPTFWAHSPRHLTHELRPLPLALFPGTCSWRRWATAALDHARIDYRIAYTSSSLVGLQAAVKAGLAITILSQSALPQGLRQLPATAGFPDLPQTSLVLQKSSQGNQELIEALSAHFVDTFDCCQDELSLV; encoded by the coding sequence ATGCTGACCAATATTCCGACCGAGCTGCTACGAACATTTCTGGCCATTGCTGAAAACGGCAGTTTCAGTCAGGCGGCCGAACAGGTTAATCGCACCCAGTCCGCGATCAGCATGCAGATCAAAAAGCTTGAGGAGTTGTTGGAGAAAAAACTGCTTAACCGGCAGCATAAAACCACCACCCTGACCGCCGACGGCCAGGTTCTGGCCAACTACGCCAGACGGATCCTGCAGCTGAATGAAGAGGTGGTTTCGATTCTGCGCCGCCCGGAGCTCAGCGGCTGGATCCACATCGGCCTGCCGGACGACTACGCTCCGCGCTTTCTCCCGCAAGTGCTGGCGCGTTTTTCCCGCTCCCATCCGCGGGTGCAGGTCAAGGTCACTTGTGAATCGAGTGTTGATCTGCTCAAGAAACTGAAACAGGGTGAGATCGACCTGGCCTTGACCGCCATTACCGATCTTGATCAGACCGGTGCCTTGCTGTTGCGTCAGGAACCGACTTTTTGGGCTCATTCCCCCCGCCACCTGACCCATGAGCTGCGTCCCTTGCCCCTGGCCCTGTTCCCCGGCACCTGCAGTTGGCGACGCTGGGCAACCGCCGCGCTGGATCATGCCCGCATCGATTATCGGATCGCCTATACCAGCTCCAGTCTGGTCGGCCTGCAGGCGGCGGTCAAAGCCGGCCTCGCCATCACCATTCTCAGCCAGAGCGCCTTGCCCCAGGGATTGCGGCAGCTACCGGCCACGGCCGGCTTTCCGGACCTGCCCCAGACCTCGTTGGTCCTGCAAAAAAGTTCCCAGGGCAACCAGGAACTGATTGAAGCGTTGAGTGCTCATTTTGTGGATACATTCGACTGTTGCCAGGACGAATTGTCCTTGGTCTGA
- a CDS encoding diadenylate cyclase → MPKSAFSAIENNLSAFLGGAKVTLTESERNETASAADEADDIVVDLEIETIAYQFRARRKELSFTETERNFMAELLRAFEGLFAGFSAKGLAAHFRTALLTSLTDIAVARYIRGDRKGVFWPVQSLLQLLKGLSYQRYEGVPATTGFLIYRTQLDDFLAALEKTRYDWIDLGEDRRRITADFFRNPLSYRFVDGRQALFVGDIRMNIKGTMRTSAPGPSDDIEQLANRETVSLLGKAGDGAFVIYVNKSSEVEVVLDSDKLLLWRKGYWGIYDPDIMRQFLHGKLEKRSIDHLVWSIYALSKARHGTVVLVADDDTDLDALRKGSVGGRDPLSRALIRHVRGRKIGALKRSGELSRILSSDGLTVINRKGELVDTGVIIDTSQVSDLITGGGRTTAASAASHFGRVVKVSEDGPVEFYRQGQSIYKFG, encoded by the coding sequence ATGCCGAAATCAGCCTTCAGCGCCATTGAAAACAATCTCTCCGCCTTCCTCGGCGGAGCCAAAGTCACTCTCACCGAGAGCGAGCGGAACGAAACTGCGTCAGCTGCGGACGAGGCGGATGACATTGTCGTCGACCTTGAAATAGAGACGATCGCCTATCAGTTTCGAGCGCGGCGGAAGGAGTTGAGTTTTACCGAGACGGAAAGAAACTTCATGGCAGAATTGCTGAGGGCCTTTGAAGGGCTGTTTGCCGGGTTTTCTGCCAAAGGGCTCGCAGCCCATTTTCGCACCGCGCTGCTAACTTCGCTGACCGACATCGCTGTGGCTCGCTATATCCGTGGCGACCGCAAAGGGGTGTTCTGGCCGGTGCAGAGCCTGCTTCAGCTGCTCAAAGGATTGTCCTACCAGCGTTACGAGGGGGTTCCGGCCACGACCGGGTTTCTGATCTATCGGACCCAGCTCGACGATTTTCTGGCCGCTTTGGAAAAGACCCGTTATGACTGGATCGATCTGGGCGAAGACCGCCGCCGGATCACGGCGGATTTTTTTCGCAATCCCCTCTCCTATCGCTTTGTCGACGGTCGCCAGGCCCTGTTCGTCGGCGATATCCGCATGAATATCAAAGGGACCATGCGCACCAGCGCGCCGGGGCCGAGCGACGATATCGAACAGCTTGCCAATCGGGAAACCGTTTCCCTGCTTGGCAAGGCCGGAGACGGCGCCTTTGTGATTTATGTCAACAAATCCTCCGAGGTCGAGGTCGTCCTCGACAGTGACAAGCTGCTGCTGTGGCGGAAAGGCTACTGGGGGATTTACGATCCGGATATCATGCGCCAGTTTCTGCATGGAAAACTGGAGAAACGTTCCATCGATCATCTGGTCTGGTCTATTTATGCGCTGTCCAAGGCACGCCACGGTACCGTGGTTCTGGTGGCTGACGATGACACCGATCTGGACGCCTTGCGCAAAGGCTCGGTGGGCGGGCGCGATCCGTTGAGCAGGGCTTTGATACGGCATGTCCGTGGCCGCAAAATCGGCGCACTCAAACGCTCCGGCGAGTTGAGCCGCATCCTCTCTTCCGATGGCCTGACCGTGATCAATCGCAAAGGTGAGCTGGTCGATACCGGGGTGATCATCGATACCTCCCAGGTCAGTGACCTGATCACCGGGGGCGGCCGGACCACCGCCGCCTCGGCCGCCTCCCACTTTGGCCGGGTGGTCAAAGTGTCTGAAGACGGCCCGGTCGAATTCTATCGTCAGGGGCAGAGCATCTACAAATTCGGTTAA
- a CDS encoding MBL fold metallo-hydrolase has translation MPSSARQVRVSCLGTGDAFSSGGRLQSGFHVTDGQHCVLIDCGCSVLGGLHRAGLSAADIDLVVISHLHGDHFGGIPFLLLDGKYAAKRTKPLTLVGPPGLGEAVDTLAGVLYPGTLQDDLGFTVEVQELEADRPLHQPGLLLTCSKVCHGRSDNCFGLRLELGARIIAYTGDTEWTETLIPLSQGADLLIAECCAFDNPLPGHLDYQTLVRQHKRLGCRRLVLTHLGPQMLTRLDELELEALADGTEIML, from the coding sequence ATGCCGTCGAGCGCAAGACAGGTCAGGGTTAGCTGCCTGGGGACAGGCGATGCCTTCAGCAGCGGCGGACGTTTGCAAAGCGGTTTTCATGTGACCGATGGACAGCACTGTGTGTTGATCGATTGCGGGTGCAGCGTTCTTGGCGGGCTGCATCGGGCCGGATTAAGTGCAGCGGATATTGACCTGGTGGTCATCAGTCATCTGCATGGTGATCATTTCGGGGGGATTCCGTTTTTATTGCTGGACGGGAAATATGCCGCCAAAAGGACCAAGCCATTGACGCTGGTCGGCCCGCCGGGGCTTGGCGAGGCCGTCGATACCCTGGCCGGAGTGCTTTATCCGGGAACTCTGCAGGATGACCTTGGTTTTACGGTCGAGGTGCAGGAACTTGAGGCCGACCGCCCCCTGCACCAACCCGGTCTGCTGCTGACCTGCAGCAAGGTGTGCCATGGCCGCAGTGACAACTGTTTCGGATTGCGCCTGGAACTCGGCGCCAGGATCATCGCTTATACGGGGGATACCGAATGGACCGAAACGCTCATTCCCTTAAGCCAGGGCGCAGACCTGCTGATCGCCGAATGCTGCGCCTTTGATAACCCTCTCCCTGGGCATCTGGATTATCAAACCTTGGTCAGGCAACATAAACGCTTGGGGTGTCGGCGGTTGGTGCTGACTCATTTAGGCCCGCAGATGCTGACCCGCCTGGATGAGCTTGAGCTGGAGGCCTTGGCCGACGGCACGGAGATTATGCTATAG
- a CDS encoding cation:proton antiporter, translating to MQTGTMPIFTAIAVILISALAGGRLAMLCRIPRVTGYLLAGLLVGPSFAELIHIPPLVTQAALKEMKLVSDIALALILMNIGSQLRSENLRRWKQRIFIFSFTESVMTGLLVGTAVFFVSEWLVRHSVVGLSLTQSSLLFAIFTGTISIATAPAATLMVVREYEAEGPITSAVLTLVGLNNLFSVFVFSIAVQLLVAPGGGLLSVLYQLLVPVLLGGLAGLLLSVLAHRMELPSEHKILLLGGVTSVAVISRMLGLEPLLSCLVLGIILADSSPRWHRLVKALNEVDYPLYVVFFVLAGANLHIETLTHIGLLGVAYVLARTAGKLVGGRLGARFGGFGQREQSWVGMTLLAQAGMAIGLAGTLAKLWPDGGRLVETIVLGSVVIFELIGPLAVRHGLVHAGEVPLLALLRKRAPQSGMEGLHDIANHFRTNLGLPVGRKLQDPGDILVKHVMRHNVETIHHGTGFQELLRIIAHSRYDRFPVVDADDNFIGMINYTEIRNLLFDQSLAGLLVARDLVTSQISAIPPETPLREALKLLQKKRDISYFPVVDPAQPQKLLGILSQNDVLAAFRRLGPDQ from the coding sequence ATGCAGACCGGGACCATGCCCATCTTCACCGCTATTGCCGTCATTCTGATCAGCGCCCTGGCCGGGGGGCGCTTGGCCATGCTCTGCCGTATCCCGCGGGTCACCGGCTATCTGCTCGCCGGGCTGCTGGTTGGCCCATCCTTTGCCGAATTGATCCATATCCCCCCTCTGGTCACCCAGGCTGCACTCAAGGAAATGAAACTGGTTTCCGACATTGCCCTGGCGCTGATCCTGATGAATATCGGTAGCCAGTTGCGCTCGGAAAACCTGCGCCGCTGGAAACAGCGCATCTTCATTTTTTCCTTCACGGAATCGGTCATGACCGGACTGCTGGTCGGGACTGCGGTCTTTTTCGTCAGCGAATGGCTCGTCCGCCATAGCGTTGTCGGCTTGAGCCTGACCCAGTCCTCTCTGCTGTTTGCCATCTTCACCGGCACCATCAGCATCGCTACTGCGCCGGCCGCGACTCTGATGGTGGTCCGGGAATACGAAGCGGAAGGTCCCATCACCAGCGCGGTGCTGACCCTGGTCGGCCTGAACAATCTGTTTTCAGTCTTTGTTTTTTCCATTGCCGTCCAGCTGCTGGTCGCCCCCGGGGGCGGGTTGCTGTCGGTTCTCTATCAGTTGCTGGTTCCGGTCCTGCTGGGCGGGTTGGCCGGGCTGCTGCTTTCGGTACTGGCCCACCGCATGGAATTGCCCAGCGAACATAAGATCCTGTTGCTGGGCGGGGTCACCAGCGTCGCGGTGATCAGCAGGATGCTCGGTCTCGAACCCTTGCTGTCCTGTCTGGTACTGGGAATTATCCTGGCCGACAGCTCGCCACGCTGGCATCGCCTGGTAAAGGCCCTTAACGAAGTTGATTATCCCCTTTACGTGGTATTTTTCGTCCTCGCCGGCGCCAACCTGCATATCGAAACCCTGACCCATATCGGACTGCTCGGCGTCGCCTATGTGCTGGCCAGAACCGCCGGCAAGCTGGTGGGAGGCAGGCTTGGAGCCCGCTTCGGCGGCTTCGGCCAGCGCGAACAGAGCTGGGTCGGCATGACCCTGCTGGCCCAGGCCGGTATGGCCATCGGACTGGCTGGAACTCTGGCTAAACTCTGGCCGGACGGGGGCCGGTTGGTGGAAACGATTGTTCTTGGTTCAGTGGTTATTTTCGAGCTGATCGGCCCGTTGGCCGTACGGCATGGCCTGGTGCATGCCGGAGAAGTGCCGTTGCTCGCGCTGTTGCGGAAGCGTGCACCGCAAAGCGGCATGGAAGGTCTCCATGATATCGCCAATCACTTTCGGACCAACCTGGGTCTGCCGGTCGGCCGCAAGCTGCAGGACCCGGGCGACATCCTGGTCAAACATGTGATGCGCCACAACGTCGAAACCATCCATCACGGGACCGGCTTTCAAGAGCTGCTGCGAATCATAGCCCACAGTCGCTATGATCGTTTTCCGGTGGTTGACGCAGACGATAACTTTATCGGCATGATCAATTATACGGAAATCCGCAACCTGCTGTTTGACCAGTCCCTGGCCGGGCTGCTGGTTGCACGCGATCTGGTGACCTCCCAGATCAGTGCCATTCCTCCGGAAACGCCGCTCCGCGAAGCGCTGAAGCTCCTGCAGAAAAAACGCGACATCAGTTATTTCCCGGTGGTCGACCCGGCTCAGCCGCAGAAGCTGCTCGGAATTCTCAGCCAGAACGATGTCCTTGCCGCCTTCCGCCGGCTCGGCCCGGATCAATAA
- the ybgF gene encoding tol-pal system protein YbgF gives MRVILVLASLLLLAGCLPPTQEQLRTEKDLAEMKRRLAQLEVRNAEAAQSETAGGDALQRQLAEVTAGLDNLRVEFQSVYGRMDDLAKNNQALADELQVVKEDIGLQLTSLENRVGELDTRLGEQAAAVKAPQEQPQQQVKAEPTAEELYEQALDLIRNQNRFADGRKLLEQFIAKYPKHDLYVNAYYWIGESYYGEKDYELAILQFQDVISKYPHHPKAPAAMLKQALAFNALGDAQNAKTTMQKLVEDYPDSAQADSAKKFLAKGQ, from the coding sequence ATGCGCGTCATTTTGGTTTTGGCGAGCTTGCTGCTGTTGGCGGGCTGTCTCCCTCCCACCCAGGAGCAGTTGCGAACCGAGAAGGACCTGGCGGAGATGAAGCGTCGCCTGGCGCAGCTGGAAGTCCGCAATGCAGAAGCCGCTCAATCAGAAACCGCCGGCGGCGACGCCCTGCAGCGCCAATTGGCGGAAGTGACCGCCGGGCTGGATAACCTGCGGGTTGAGTTTCAGTCCGTTTACGGTCGCATGGACGACCTGGCGAAGAACAACCAGGCCTTGGCCGACGAACTGCAAGTGGTCAAAGAGGATATTGGGCTGCAGCTGACTTCCCTGGAGAATCGGGTTGGTGAACTGGATACCCGACTGGGGGAACAGGCGGCTGCGGTCAAGGCTCCCCAGGAGCAACCCCAGCAACAGGTTAAAGCGGAGCCGACGGCCGAGGAGCTTTATGAACAGGCTTTGGATCTGATCAGAAATCAGAACCGTTTTGCTGACGGCCGTAAATTATTGGAACAATTCATTGCCAAATATCCAAAACACGATCTTTATGTCAATGCTTATTACTGGATCGGCGAGTCGTACTACGGGGAAAAAGACTATGAGCTGGCCATTCTGCAGTTCCAGGATGTGATCAGCAAATACCCCCACCATCCCAAGGCTCCGGCCGCGATGCTGAAGCAGGCCCTGGCATTCAACGCCCTGGGGGATGCACAGAACGCTAAAACAACCATGCAGAAACTGGTTGAGGATTATCCCGACTCTGCCCAGGCGGATTCAGCCAAAAAATTCCTGGCCAAAGGACAGTAG
- the pal gene encoding peptidoglycan-associated lipoprotein Pal: MQKLTITRLVVMLFALTLLAAGCAKTPVADETMTEQPAQVEVQQQQPAGVVEQNITDSSTTMTDNSANAAAAAMAAEQAAASGLQRIHFDFDQYVLTEEAKSILVNNAGLLRAAPGVKIVVEGHCDERGSDEYNLALGEKRALATKDFLVSLGVAADRISTISYGEEMPLDPAHTKEAWAENRRAEFKVKR; the protein is encoded by the coding sequence ATGCAGAAATTAACCATAACCCGTCTGGTGGTGATGCTCTTCGCCTTGACCTTGCTGGCTGCGGGCTGTGCCAAAACGCCTGTTGCTGATGAAACCATGACCGAGCAGCCGGCCCAGGTTGAAGTTCAGCAGCAACAACCTGCCGGGGTTGTTGAGCAAAATATTACCGATTCCTCCACCACCATGACCGACAATTCCGCCAATGCTGCCGCCGCAGCCATGGCTGCAGAACAGGCTGCTGCCAGCGGTCTGCAGAGAATTCATTTCGATTTCGACCAATATGTGCTGACTGAAGAAGCAAAATCGATTTTGGTCAACAATGCCGGACTGCTGCGTGCCGCACCGGGTGTCAAAATTGTCGTCGAAGGGCACTGTGATGAGCGCGGCTCTGACGAGTACAACTTGGCCCTGGGCGAGAAACGTGCCCTGGCCACCAAGGACTTTTTGGTCTCTCTGGGTGTTGCTGCCGACCGCATCAGCACCATTTCCTACGGGGAAGAGATGCCGCTGGATCCGGCCCATACCAAGGAAGCCTGGGCTGAGAACCGCCGGGCGGAGTTCAAGGTCAAACGCTAG